Proteins co-encoded in one Candidatus Ozemobacteraceae bacterium genomic window:
- a CDS encoding 23S rRNA (pseudouridine(1915)-N(3))-methyltransferase RlmH, with the protein MRVEILMVGKYTDKPYRELVDEYLGRCRGRLGVSVIHCRDEAEMRRRIEDAERVVALDEHGKVYDSMTFAGWISATLRSGLNKLVICLGPSAGLAADIKAAAHEKLALSSFTLNHQLALLVLAEQLYRGLSILAGEPYHKA; encoded by the coding sequence GTGCGCGTAGAAATCCTGATGGTCGGCAAATACACGGACAAGCCATACCGCGAACTCGTCGACGAATACCTCGGAAGATGCCGGGGCAGGCTCGGGGTCAGCGTCATCCATTGCCGCGACGAGGCCGAAATGCGGCGTCGCATCGAGGACGCGGAGAGGGTCGTGGCGCTGGATGAACATGGGAAGGTGTACGATTCGATGACGTTCGCCGGGTGGATTTCCGCAACCCTGAGATCCGGTCTGAACAAGCTGGTGATCTGCCTTGGCCCGTCGGCAGGACTGGCGGCCGATATCAAGGCGGCGGCCCATGAAAAGCTGGCGCTCTCCTCCTTCACGCTGAATCATCAGCTGGCCCTGCTCGTGCTGGCCGAACAGTTGTATCGCGGATTGAGCATTCTCGCGGGCGAGCCGTATCACAAGGCATGA
- a CDS encoding protein-glutamate O-methyltransferase CheR — protein MIRITPQHRAALSDFIRDYAGILLSRISPSGLDEKICRHIRELGLASMDEYLALLTSAIGNHLRDDLMSRITIGESFFFRNPGQFRYLAHTFLPALLAEKKRHGIDAVRIWSAACATGEEAYSLAYIADWVRRRDGKMQIEITATDINRRLLDHACAGEYGARSFRRQTGEIRDEFELPLPAGLEEDAVFRVGEGIRRLVNFHVRNLKDLGELKCHAGSDIIMCRNVLIYFDEEFRQVLVRTFHGLLNAGGMLFLGETESLPPMPGVFELTHCNGAYGYRKISAGEQERRHDR, from the coding sequence ATGATCCGTATCACGCCGCAACACAGGGCCGCTCTTTCCGATTTCATCCGGGATTACGCCGGTATTCTTCTGTCCAGGATTTCCCCGAGCGGGCTGGATGAGAAAATCTGCCGGCATATCCGTGAACTCGGCCTGGCATCGATGGACGAGTATCTGGCCCTTTTGACCAGCGCGATCGGGAATCATCTGAGAGACGATCTGATGTCCCGCATAACGATCGGAGAAAGTTTTTTCTTTCGCAATCCCGGCCAGTTTCGATATCTCGCCCATACGTTCCTGCCGGCGCTGCTGGCGGAAAAAAAACGGCACGGCATCGACGCCGTGCGCATCTGGAGCGCGGCGTGTGCGACCGGGGAAGAGGCATATTCGCTTGCCTATATCGCGGACTGGGTACGCCGGAGAGACGGAAAGATGCAGATCGAGATCACGGCGACGGACATCAACAGGCGCCTTCTCGACCATGCCTGTGCCGGGGAATACGGCGCCCGGTCGTTCAGACGCCAGACCGGCGAGATACGGGACGAATTCGAATTGCCTCTTCCGGCAGGCCTCGAGGAGGACGCTGTATTTCGCGTCGGAGAAGGCATCCGGAGGCTGGTGAACTTCCATGTGCGGAATCTGAAAGATCTTGGCGAGTTGAAATGCCATGCCGGCTCGGATATCATCATGTGCCGGAACGTGCTGATCTATTTCGACGAAGAGTTCCGGCAGGTGCTGGTGCGCACGTTCCACGGGCTTCTGAACGCCGGCGGCATGCTGTTTCTCGGGGAGACCGAGAGTCTGCCGCCGATGCCCGGGGTGTTCGAGCTGACACATTGCAACGGGGCATACGGTTACAGGAAAATCTCCGCGGGGGAGCAGGAACGGCGACATGACCGCTGA
- a CDS encoding MBL fold metallo-hydrolase, giving the protein MITVTFLGSGSQGNAAVIGFGQRRFLLDAGLSCRRIVQGLEALGITLDELNGLFITHDHEDHVKGLRVLLGKRGELPIFATRGTLAAIERKGLEVKHAVRLPTDREFEFAGLRVWTFPVPHDAVEPVGFRFEAGGLSLAAATDLGHLTPVAMAHLTCSDVLCLESNYDEEMLATCSYPDWLKRRIRGRTGHLPNAGVRGVLTRLQKPLRHLVLVHVSQEANTPRLVRENVEPLLALPMMAGAGLTIATQDAATETCACAAASARRKTARSLFPATMPSQKRFEFSDAPVHGG; this is encoded by the coding sequence GTGATCACCGTCACGTTTCTGGGGTCCGGCAGTCAGGGAAACGCCGCCGTGATCGGGTTCGGGCAGCGCCGTTTCCTGCTGGACGCCGGCTTGAGCTGCAGACGGATCGTCCAAGGGCTCGAGGCGCTCGGCATCACGCTCGACGAGCTGAACGGCCTGTTCATCACCCATGACCACGAAGATCACGTGAAAGGGCTTCGCGTTCTCCTCGGAAAACGTGGAGAACTGCCCATTTTCGCGACGCGCGGGACGCTCGCGGCGATTGAGCGCAAGGGGCTCGAGGTGAAACATGCCGTCCGGCTTCCGACCGACAGGGAATTCGAGTTTGCCGGCCTGAGGGTCTGGACGTTCCCGGTTCCCCACGATGCCGTCGAACCCGTCGGATTCAGGTTTGAGGCCGGAGGGCTCTCTCTGGCTGCGGCGACCGATCTCGGTCACCTGACGCCCGTTGCGATGGCGCATCTGACCTGCTCCGACGTGCTCTGCCTCGAAAGTAACTACGACGAGGAGATGCTCGCGACCTGTTCCTATCCCGACTGGCTGAAGCGCCGCATCAGGGGACGAACCGGCCATCTGCCGAACGCGGGGGTGCGAGGCGTGCTGACCCGCCTCCAGAAGCCGTTACGGCACCTCGTGCTCGTTCACGTCAGCCAGGAGGCGAACACGCCGCGACTGGTGCGCGAAAACGTGGAGCCCCTTCTCGCGCTTCCGATGATGGCCGGTGCCGGCCTGACGATTGCTACCCAGGACGCGGCGACGGAAACGTGCGCGTGCGCGGCGGCATCGGCCCGGCGGAAGACGGCGCGAAGCCTTTTCCCGGCGACGATGCCATCCCAGAAGCGATTCGAGTTTTCCGACGCGCCGGTCCACGGGGGATGA